Below is a window of Solanum stenotomum isolate F172 chromosome 7, ASM1918654v1, whole genome shotgun sequence DNA.
NNNNNNNNNNNNNNNNNNNNNNNNNNNNNNNNNNNNNNNNNNNNNNAAAACTCATCTCATACCATAAATATAGTTACATGAAATCAATACTCACAGTGAATTCTCCGATGAGTAATAAAACTTGTTGCTTTACAAAAGTCTCCATTTACATTTATGATAACTCTCTGCGACAACTCCAACTGCTCCTCCATGCATGTTACGATAAATATTCTACAATAAAGAGATGTAAGATGGCAACTGAACACAACTGGTCACTCCATTTGCATTTGCAGGATTGGATTCAGTGGCCCGTGATTTGCTTCTCAATAAACGTACTCGTGAGTAACTTTTTAGGTGTAAAACGTTACTCAGGAGTACGTTTATTCATTTAACGTCATCAACTCTGTCAGTTTTTGTccgtttaatttttaaaataaaaataccctAAAACGTTACTCAAAAATACGTTTATactagttttataaaaaaaattaaaaacgtattattttgatgaattaatttaaataatgacTTAGTTTGGTCAAAAATTCGTACGTAACTAATTAGTTAAGttctcaatttttttggtataagatttttcttgaaaaatgatatttacGAGTTGGATTGTAAATGATGTTGTACgaatttttaaacatataatatcttggattaattaatatatgcttttgttgtaatttttttcaggcaaatttacataaatacataatttaatatattataatctttaaaattctctattatttaagaaaataacaaaaaatctCATCTCGGATACgtagggatgacaatggggcGGGGCGGATGGGGGCGCACTGCCATCCCTATGGATACATCTATTTCCTCTCTGATACATCTTTCTCATTAAGTAATGTACCAAACAACTAAGGAATATATTCGAAAATAACGAAAAATTCTGAATTTTGATAGTTGGAGAAATTTTCAGAATAGGATGTAATTATCCATAAATATATGAGATTTCTACAAAAATACCTTTTTTTCTAAGTATAATATTAAAACTATTTGAATTAGTATTTTGATGAATCAAATTACCTTTGTCGATATGTTTCCACTTTAATTGACGGTAAATTATGACTATATGCTAACTTCTGGCCCTatattaaaaaacaaacaatttaaaattgatCTGATTTGTAAGAAATTCGACAtaaatttcatgaattattgataatttatatttaatgtgataaacgtttctttttctattagGACAGAGAATCGTGTACTGATCAATCAtagaatactttttttttctttttatatcatAACCATAGAATATTTATCTTTCCTCTTTTTCCACAACAAAGTGGTTCTTCTTTAttcctttcttcttttgttCATTTATGCTACTTGCCATATATTTTCAATCTATCTATATGTACGtacaattttatttgtataaattgtaagaaccacatattataaatattaaataacatTCTATTCCTTCTAGttttttatttaccaaaaatcccttaaaaatgatgtttgcgggatacatagcgttatgcacgggatacattaggtttgatacattccacatagcgggatacatagcgttgtgcatgggatacattagatttgatacattccacatagcgggatacatagcattgtgcatGGAATACATGCGGGATAtgtagcgttgtgcacgggatacatagcgtttgatacattccacatagcgggatacatagcgttgtgcacgggatacatgcgggatacataggtaaataagggatttttgaaatttttgaaataagtagggataaatggatattaaggtaagtaaaggagtgtagttaagtaatttgtccattttattttattttgggtcGCCACTCGCAAATAGATTTTTCAATGCAAATTGGAATTTAGTTAGAATTTTAATACGATATCAAAcatcaaataagaaataataataataaaacttttttcttttgataaattGATGTTTAAACctattaataaaatttagtattttacTATTTGAACTATAATGTATTTTGGTTGAATATTTAAACACATATAAAagtttttatttgatatcttcactctattttgaaaaaaattatgcagGTGTTCTCTAacattaactatctaaaaaaatattaatatgagTTGTGGTGCAGTAGTGAGATTGTTTCATTCTTAGTCATAAGTTTCAGATTCAAGGCATATATATTGAAAATCATGTTGGAGCGTCAACCCCAAATAGACCTTACAATGAgtgatttaaatttaatcggAGCTTCAatgcaatatatttatttaatatatacttgAGAATACAATGTAAAGTGTTGCTCCCTTTATTCCAATTCATGCGTCTTAAGTCAGATTTACCTTTttgtatttaataatttttaaaattttaatatccTTTATGACATtacaacaaaattttaaaattacatatatttttaattattattttttaaaaaaaaatcttaaaattagGAGGCCAGTGGGAGTATATGTTAAAGTgataagaagaacaaaaacggtgaaagtgaaaaaaatctTTGACAACACAACAAAAGTTGATTCGTttggaaaagaaaacaaatatagGAAATTGACAAGTGGCGTTCCgccttttgaattaaaatttggaTTACAAGAGATTGTAGTGTACTAATTATTGGGGGAGAATCTGATCGGAGAAAATGGCGATGGCGGGTTTGTATCGCCGAGTTCTTCCATCTCCTCCGGCTATTGATTTCGCTTCTAATGAAGGAAAGGcaagttttctcaattttttctttttgaagattAGGGTTTATGATGTTTCGTTCTGTTTCAATTATGCGTTGACTAGTTGGTACTGATTTGCTACTTGGTTTGGTAGGTTGACCTTTGAATCTGTAATTTTTGGCACATATGTTAAATGTCAGATTATTTGGTTATTGTTAGTTGATTTAGACATTTGAAGTGAAAGCTTCTAAATGCTCAATAATAGGGAACCAATTCCGTTGATTGAAAGCTCAAAACTGTTTATAACAATGAAAAGCTTAACATCAACTAAAGTAAAGGATAACAGAGAAGGGAGATGAGAAGCATTGCGATACGAAgtcatcattttaaatttttgtcatTGATGTTTGGAAATGATTTCAATTTGTAAATTCTCCAAAGAAACATGATTTAGGGttcaaaattatgttttcaattttttctaaaagtaaaatttgatccataagtttatattttgtaaaattgcaaaaaaaaagaaaagacttaTGCTCCGCGTGATTGTTCGTACCATGTGaaaggattatattaaagaataactAGTTACTACTTTTGTTGACTAGTGGATCTTTGGAAAATTgtgtatttgaaagtttgtaatcaattgcaaacatttatttataaaatgaaCATGGAGATATGTGATTTATCAATGTGGTGCCTTAGCATACTCTcatatctttattttcttttgaactATGGTTTGCTCATATGGTAAGATTGTAtaagaattgaagaaattttgatgtttatgaaaaaacatacaacttaagaaatccaaattgcatgtctaaacaaaacttcaacttcataTCAACTtgatttcatatcgcatgtccagaCGGGCCTTAAGAAAGGGGGTGAGAAGAACAAATAATGGGGATGAGGAGATACAGACACTTGAACAATATTCGCATACTCAAATTGCTCCCACATAGCACTATTTATCACCCTGGGTCCCAAACATAGCCACCTATATGGTGTTGAGCTACTTTTGCCTGAGGCTCTTATGCAATTTATCCACTGGCCCATTTGTTAGCATAACAACACCAATTCACTGCTCATCGTCCAGAGTTGATGACATTTACTTCCAGATACTAAAATGCCTGACAGTATTCTAGTTTATTCAGTGacttctatttctttctttttatttttttgtactgATTTCCACTTGTTTTTGGAACTGCAGCAACTTTTTTTGGAGGCCATCCAGAATGGAACAATGGAAGGATTTTTCAAGTTGATCTCTTATTTTCAGACACAATCTGAGCCAGCATATTGTGGTTTGGCTAGCCTTTCCATGGTCTTGAATGCCCTTGCTATTGATCCAGGAAGAAAATGGAAAGGTAATTCTCCTATAACCTATTATCTACTGAAGTTGTGTTCCTATCCTTCCTCATGATTGTGATCTTCACTTTTTCATGGCCTTATCTCCTGAATTGTTTATAAGGTCTTGGGCTCCTTTTaagttttatgtttattttctttgatgaaatgtctttatgtttatattttccAATAATTTTTGCCTATCCCCTGCTCATGTTAGTTATAAAATATAAGCACAGGGTTGTTGGTGCCTTGTCTCTGAGCGTTGTAAGTTGATATGATTTGTTGTGATGCATTGGCATCACTCTCAGATCATCTAGCACTCAACATGAAACCTAGCCACTTTTATATATCAGGGTTATACTTTGTTACTATTGTCTACTGATATTCAAGAGTCAAAGGTTGGAAAAAAGGAGTTAGTGAATTGAGGACAGCTTTTACGTTCTTAGCTTTCATCACCTGAAACTATTTGATGCTGCACGTTTTATTCTTTCAAACTTGGTTGGTCATATCCTTGTCCTATTCTGCTTACGTCAATGAGCTCATTTTTAGTGTGGTACAATGTCACCGCTTTATCTTATCAGCTTCAACAAATTGTCAGGGCCTTGGAGATGGTTCGATGAATCCATGCTGGACTGCTGTGAGCCATTGGAGAAGGTTAAAGCTAAAGGGATCTCCTTTGGGAAAGTGGTATGTTTGGCTCACTGTGCAGGAGCGAAGGTGGAAGCTTTTCGCTCTAATCTTAGCACCATTGATGACTTCCGTAAACATGTCATGGCCTGCACAACTAGTGATGATTGTCATCTGATCTCATCTTATCATCGAGGACTTTTTAAACAGGTAAATCTAAACATAGCTTCTCTATGCTCCTGCTTATCATTGTGAAGAAGTATATTGTTGGATTGGGAGTTTGGTCCCTCAGGAATACTATTGGTAATATTGCTAATTGTTTATTTATGAAGGTTTATGGTACCCCTTCTTGACTTATCCTGAAGATTGGAACATCTCTTCTGAATCTTATGGCAGACAGGTTCAGGCCACTTTTCACCTATTGGTGGTTATCACGCGGAAAAGGATATGGCACTGATTCTAGATGTTGCAAGGTTTAAATATCCCCCTCACTGGGTTCCCGTCCCTCTCCTTTGGGAAGCCATGAACACAATTGATGAAGCTACAGGATTACATAGGGGGTATATAGTTCCACATAGCTACACTGTGATATATCTTGATTTTCATTATAAGCTGTTGGCATCCGCCTTACCTTGAACAGCGTCTCATTCTTGCTTTTTAGTTGTCAACTGATAATTTCTAAGCATTTGCTTAGGAATATAAATATGTAGAGGAAGATGTTTTACTATGTGTTTTGGTCTTCCCTCTTATATTAAAGATGAAAATTGGAAATCAAAGAAATTGATTGCTCAACTGTTTCAGCACTGCTTCTGGTCTTCTTCAAATATAACTGTttcttctcttcatttttttcttttcctattcCTCTTCTGTCCAAATTTAGCGGTCCTTCTTACTCCATCTCATACTTGCAGCATGGATTTCAGTGACTTATGTGCAAACACATAATTTTCAGGTTTATGCTTGTCTCTAAGCTTCATAGAGCTCCTGCACTGCTATATACCCTGGTAAGGCTTAAGTAGCTCGTATTATACCACTTGCTTTTATAAGTAAACTCCTTAGGATAAACTACAACAAGCAACTTCTATTCAATTCGAAATCTGAATCTCTCATAAGCTTTCTTATTTTCCTCTTGTCTAGCTGAATAATGTTTTCATTAGTGGCTAAAGGTATTGGAATTTTGGTAAAACAAGGATGTAGTCAAGCTCCTATTACTGCCTGCTAGTCCCTTTGCTAGTTGATCCTTTTCAGTACACCAGCTTGGTCAGATTGTTGTAAACCACTTCTTTAACCTATTTTATTACATGCTAGAACATAATGATGACATCTTTGTCAAATACTTGGGAATTGGTCTTAGTGACAGGGGATTAGCTTGAACTTTTGCTTCAGAACCATGATGTCATTGCAATATTTATGGATTTTGACAATAttgcccccaaggcctagctcaagtggcaaaaggtggaggatttgtggcttaggtcgcaggttcaagccccacaccatgcaaagcgaagcccggtatttaagtggagaagggtagaggggtgggtccattatccaccgagtttagaaggctgtgattggttcaaagggcgggtcacagatggatttctcggttatcaaaaaaaaaaaaaaaaaactaattaatatgtACTTTGTTATGTGATATGTTCTATTATAAAGAGGGAAGAATGTACTTCGTCGAAATACTCTTGGATTTTCTCCTTTCTGTGGCTATTCATGCATTCTGAATAGTGTGCTCTTACAGAGTTGTAAACATGAGAGTTGGGTCTCTATCTCAAAGCATTTGATGGATGATCTTCCTGTTCTCTTAAGTTCTGAGAATGTGAAGGACATAAAAGATGTTCTCACTACTCTTCTTTCAAATCTACCTCCCAATTTTGCTGAATTCATAAAGTGGATAGCAGAAGTTCGAAGGCAAGAGGAGAATGGTCAAAAGCTTagtgaagaggagaaaggaAGGCTAGCTATCAAGGTTAGGTATCTGGAAAAAATTAgtaaattgaaaaacaaaaaaaaggctTCAGAGATGGTCATATTCTTTTCATATTCCCATCTCTAGATTTAATTGGATAACTGTTGCAGGATAGGTCATTATTTATGAGTTCAGTAAGCACTCTTATCTTACTCTGCAGGAAGAGGTATTGAAACAAGTGCAGGGCACTCCTCTTTATAAGCACGTCACAAGCCTTTTAGTTTCAGAAGATTCTGTCTGTCAGTTAAAAGCAGAAACGGAAAGCAGTTTGACCAATGTTGCTGCGAGCATTTGTTGCCAAGGAGCAGACATTTTTGCAGGAAGGTCTGGTTTATCGGATAGGTTTTGCTGTCGCCAAACATGTGTCCGATGCTACAGAGCTACCGGGGACAATCCTGCTACAGTGGTGTCTGGGACAGTTGTAAATGGGAATGGGGAGCAGGGGGTTGATGTTCTGGTCCCTACGTCTCAAGCAAAGACTAGCTGCTGTTCTTCGGGGCAAAATGGTTGCTCACCAATGCACCCTGGAAGCAACGATGTGCTGACAGCACTGTTGCTGGCATTACCTCCACAAACATGGTCTCACATAAAAGATATGAAAGTCTTGCAGGAGATAGAGAACCTTGTCTCAGCAGAAAACCTGCCTCCTTTGTTGCAAGAAGAGGTACCATTGTACATTATCTCCATCACATTTGTGTTTCTGTTTTAAGATCCCTATTTGTTATTTTGTCTTGGGAAGCCCAGAAAAGAAGGTTGCAGTAGGTTAACGGTTAGCAGAAAGCTAGTCAATTTTATGATTAATCTTAACAATAGAGTATTGTAATGAAAGAATCCAAATGGAGAGGATTTGTACAACGACCCCAACTAGCTTAGGTTTGAgacttttgattttgttgtcATTTTTATTGGAAATTCATGCGAGCACTTGGAAAGACCTTCATTCCTATAAGAGAGCTTTCTACCCCCCTTTTTAATTCGTAGGTACTTACTATGGGTCCTATTGTTTTTTCCTTTATAAGATTAACTAGTAAGCTtacccgcgcttcgcgcgggAATTTAATAGCATggaaattataaaataatacttaaaacctatcggtcattaaaactaaaacactatattatcttacatacaataTTACGTAGTAATAAagattaataatgtaaaggaaaatgaaaattattacatcttatcatttatccttaataacataagcataaattaatgactataaaaatacataccaggatctgtaacataagcaatggtgtcagtgagccattCAACAGGAGGAAAGTacatgaatatttaattgtgaagaagagggtcataatttttgttgttttaaaatgagaggaaatccctctatttataaacaacaaagggtagtgtgaacaaatgtttattgtgcctcaTCGGAAtggttacaactatttggaaaagttgcaacccttcggaaaggttacaatttttcataaaagtcgcaactcttcattaaagtctgaacttttcataaaagtcataatttttcataaaagtcgcaactcttcattaaagtcacaacttttcataaatttcacaacttttcatgaaagggaaaagctagttttgtaaataaataaattaaaagggaNATTTTGTTGTCATTTTTATTGGAAATTCACCCGAGCACTTGGAAAGGCCTTCATTCCTATTGTTTTTTCCTTTATAAGATTAATGTTAAATATCTATTTCTCTGCACTGTGTACTTTATGAAAGCAAGCTCTCCCCTTGAAGCAGGTTATCACGTTACTGGGGGCTTAACTGATAATTCATTTCTAGTCAAACTAAAGGAACATGCGACTGATAATATCATACATAGTAGTGAAACCTAAGGCGCATAATTCTGTCTTCTGCATGTTATTCAGCGTTGAATGAGTTTCATGTCTTATGCCATGCATCTTTGACCAATTGACTAAGTTCAATGTTAAAAGTTATGTAACTCTGAGATATGTAATGGAATGGTGTAATAGATTTCTGAATATTCTTCTGTGTAACTGCAGATTTTGCACCTGCGAGGGCAGTTCCTCCTGCTAAAGAGATGCAAGGATAACAAGGTAGAAGAAGATTTAGCTGCACCTCCCTTTTAGTTTGCGTTCCTAGGCTATTATAAATACATTGTTCTGATTTGAGATTCAGATCAAATCACTGTAATTTTTTCAGACTTAAAATTCACTAAAGCACCATGATATCATAAGCTGCAAAACAAAATGCAGATGTCCTACTACCTTTCATTTTTATAGGTTTGGTAAAATCAAGAACCACAAGGCGCGTCCCATGGAGCTGGAAATCTCTTTGTGGAGATCCATTTGGTCAAGCAGCTCTTTGGCATAAAATGCATGCCATGAAGAATGAGACGGTGTTTATCTATCCTGGAAAGTCCAGTTCATTTGTTAACGGTGGGGGTACGTTACACTCATGATACGAGAAACCCTACTGTGAAGCTTTTATGCCCTTCGAGCCCTCAGATTTACAACGTACTTGACCAGGACTTCATTGTATGTGCACAAGTTGCTGTTCATTTTCTCATTTGTCTATGTAAATTTAGGATTTATTTGCCATGTATGTTGGtgtaatcatcatatcatatgaTTGGAAAAACTACCAAATATGGcaaacatcaatatatatttaaaataaatagctatagtttatttatttttatgttatatggatataactacaaataaatagcaaagttaattatatacaaataatcaggaaagttattaaatattaaatatgaaaaatattattacaagGATAATTAATTATGTCTAGGCACATTTTATGTGattagtttttcatttttatcctcATTAatactttctctttcttcaatATTCCTATATCACATATTCTCAATATTTTCCTCCCATATTCCTTccaatttaagatttttttatgaTTCTACGAgcaatttttgtgatttgaattcatcaagtatcttttaattgattttttctctcttttttatgaagattatatttgtatccatctatattttcatctatttttatagGGGTTCGATtgaagaattattttattttctccattgcaatgattatagttataaaaaaaaagtagtaaagtAAGAATATGAGCAAAAAGAGATTGAGGTTTGTGTGATTGTGATTTGAATTCATCAAGtatcttttaattgattttctctctcttttttatgaagattatatttGTATCCATCTATTTTTATAGGGGTTCGATTGAagaattgttttgttttctccATTACAATGGTTAtagttatacaaaaaaaaaaatagtaacggAAGAACATGAGCAAAAAGAGATTGAGGTTTGTGTGATTGtcaaatttatatatagtagaatacttatatacatagatacttGTATTGTAATATTAACACAAGTTGAAATGGTGATTTGTGCATAATAGTATATTTGGATACATAAGTAATCTATCCAATTTAAAAGATTGATTAGGTAGGCAATACACGTATAATTGAATACATTAGTACTATATTTGTATAAACAAATACATGAGTTAACACCAAACCTCAAGTATTATAGAAAAAACTTgaccaaaaagagattgatgTTTGTTggatttatcaatttttttatacaagCGAATACTTACACACTTTGATacctacacattctattattttccttttttcttgtttctatGTTGTCCAATGTACCCAActtttgtttaacaacaatgtattatatatatatatatatatactaatattgtattcattttttgaataacaacaatgtattcatttttcaaattgtcGTATTCATATGTTAATTATCATCTTTTACCttgtttgatatattaatacatTAAGTTTTTATAGATACGTGTATCcttgatatattaatactttaagtcttataaatagagatatcaatttgaattcaaagtaTTCATATGCTACACAATTAATACATATTCCTTATTTAGTTCATTgtaattaaaattgtattagtgtataaatagaaaaataaaaacatataaagaaatacaacaagaaaatgatataaattgtagtcattttttataaataacatatttatagcTATTGAACTTCAATAACCCTATgaatatagtcatttttgtaagttgctcaACATCTAATTAAttgaatattaaataaaaagcaTATCATATgtattaaattcaaaattgaaagaagaaaatgtCCATAGAAAGTTGCTAGACATTTTTACTCCTTTTTTAAAGACTGAATTAGTTATCctatatttaattatatcatattgtaTTAGCTTTTATTATCAACGTCGAATTACAAGTTCACTattgcaataaatcaaaatatcataaaacatctaattaaatattatacaatcatattttaattactTGAAGGTTGAAATCCAAGTTTAGCACAATACAAAATTTACGGCCCTTCATTGAtgaattaaaatcaaattaaatagtaaTGTCTGAATTACATAGATTGTGagtaaataaaaaaactcaacaataatcatattttaattcTCCACATTCAATTCTCCCTAAATGAGTGAAACTAATTTATTCGCCCATTACGTACTTTTGTAACTTCTTACATAAATGAGAAGTTGAACAATTTCTTCTTTAATaagtcaatttgattttttcacCTATTACGAGCATATGTAATGTAACTTACACATATATTTTGCCTCTAAAAAACTTCATTTATAACAATATGAATTACCTCAATTATTACtgctaattattttaatttttcttcttctcacctattaattatttttcacaaCCTTCCACATTCCTTGTTATTTTCACAAGGAGTATTTGATTTATCTTCATTAAATTATCTTTCGTAAATACTTCTGCACATGCACATTTTTTGaaagtgtaacaattttttGGGAAATTGAAAAGTTAGTCCAATTAAACTAACTCGATATATTTATTGTTTACTATTCCCTccgtccctaattacttatccacttttgaattgacacacctattaagaaaataattattgatatagtgaatttaccattttatctctattaattatgaagtggatgaattaaaaaacttaagattttcaagaaattaaacctttttcaaagtaattaattgagggtataataggtaaataacattgttctttcttgatttgtcaaaattgacaagtaattagggacaactaaaaaaaaagtggacaactaattaaggacagagggagtattaatgTAAacccatgaaaaaaaaaactcacatatATGAATTTGTGATGGGTTCTCAATCCAAAACTCAACGTGCAGTAATTCATATTTTAAGGTGGAGTGACTTGGATAGCAGAACAAGAAATTGTTGTACCAGTAAGAATTTTGACTAACtcaattatttctaattttttttttatcttttttttttttctgaagaaCATATGAATTGTTTCCAAGTTTATATGTAGGTCACTGTTGTCATCTTTATATTTTGCTACTTTTGTTTCACTGGATGTTCACGTGATTTGTtagcatattttatttttaattttcttgttcTATCAGAAAGTACATTTATCATTAATTTTAATGAGTCTATATAAATTAGCATGGGACACATGTGTAATGCACGTGTCCAGAACtaatattactaaaagtgggaagcttCAAAGATGAAAAGTTAGATTAGCATTTCACCTCAAGGCACAATtaaacatttaattaattaaatattacataaaaatattttaattatttttaggacaatgaaagaaattttttaatatacttATCATTTaaccctacactaaattaataatttagtaaaataattaaatattaaatgataatatcttaattgtatttttaattttatataaattgtaaGTTACAATAAATtgtttaatataattatcattttacccctacactaaactaaaaattcaatcaatt
It encodes the following:
- the LOC125870634 gene encoding glutathione gamma-glutamylcysteinyltransferase 1-like isoform X2 — its product is MAMAGLYRRVLPSPPAIDFASNEGKQLFLEAIQNGTMEGFFKLISYFQTQSEPAYCGLASLSMVLNALAIDPGRKWKGPWRWFDESMLDCCEPLEKVKAKGISFGKVVCLAHCAGAKVEAFRSNLSTIDDFRKHVMACTTSDDCHLISSYHRGLFKQTGSGHFSPIGGYHAEKDMALILDVARFKYPPHWVPVPLLWEAMNTIDEATGLHRGFMLVSKLHRAPALLYTLSCKHESWVSISKHLMDDLPVLLSSENVKDIKDVLTTLLSNLPPNFAEFIKWIAEVRRQEENGQKLSEEEKGRLAIKEEVLKQVQGTPLYKHVTSLLVSEDSVCQLKAETESSLTNVAASICCQGADIFAGRSGLSDRFCCRQTCVRCYRATGDNPATVVSGTVVNGNGEQGVDVLVPTSQAKTSCCSSGQNGCSPMHPGSNDVLTALLLALPPQTWSHIKDMKVLQEIENLVSAENLPPLLQEEILHLRGQFLLLKRCKDNKVW
- the LOC125870634 gene encoding glutathione gamma-glutamylcysteinyltransferase 1-like isoform X1, with product MAMAGLYRRVLPSPPAIDFASNEGKQLFLEAIQNGTMEGFFKLISYFQTQSEPAYCGLASLSMVLNALAIDPGRKWKGPWRWFDESMLDCCEPLEKVKAKGISFGKVVCLAHCAGAKVEAFRSNLSTIDDFRKHVMACTTSDDCHLISSYHRGLFKQTGSGHFSPIGGYHAEKDMALILDVARFKYPPHWVPVPLLWEAMNTIDEATGLHRGFMLVSKLHRAPALLYTLSCKHESWVSISKHLMDDLPVLLSSENVKDIKDVLTTLLSNLPPNFAEFIKWIAEVRRQEENGQKLSEEEKGRLAIKEEVLKQVQGTPLYKHVTSLLVSEDSVCQLKAETESSLTNVAASICCQGADIFAGRSGLSDRFCCRQTCVRCYRATGDNPATVVSGTVVNGNGEQGVDVLVPTSQAKTSCCSSGQNGCSPMHPGSNDVLTALLLALPPQTWSHIKDMKVLQEIENLVSAENLPPLLQEEILHLRGQFLLLKRCKDNKVEEDLAAPPF